Genomic window (Zymoseptoria tritici IPO323 chromosome 1, whole genome shotgun sequence):
ACTGCACAAGCGGGATGACCTTCCAAACGGGATCGATACTGCTACTGCCGAGATAGGAAATGGTAGTTCagcttcctccacctctcgcGACTTCGGACGCCGAAGTGGAACATCTGCACGCTGGAAAACTCCGGATCTGCATGATCCCGCGGCGCACGGCGTCGCATCCTTCAGGATTCAAGGTATGCACATATATGAACGTAAGCTCCCGTCGATCATAGCAACAACATCAGCCCGCTCCTTCATAGCGAAACACTGGTCAGATTTCCAACAGCACAACATGGCTTTACCAGCACTTCTCTCCAACTCAGACACTTCCAGCGTGCGTACCCTCTCACTCGCACTTCTGGGCCTCCTCATCAGCAGCATCGGATATCTCCTACACGTCAAGTTTCGTCCTGGTCTGCGAAGGATTCCCGGACCATGGCTGGCCTCCATTTCCTCTCTCGATCGACTACGATCCGCTGCCAGTGGTCAGCAGATGAATTATCATCTGAAACTTCATGAGCAATATGGACCGTTAGTGCGCATCGGGCCAAATCATGTCTCCTTCGCATATGCAGATTTGATACCGGATGTGTACGGCGTTGGGACCAAGTTTCGAAAGGTCAGTCTGCTTTTGTGGAGTCGTGTTCGCGAACTCTGGAGGGACATTGAACGAGTTAGGGTGTCCAGTCAAGGTCCCAGCCGACGATAACTTTGCTAACCAGTCTGTTATCGCCCCGCAGTCGGACTTCTACACACTGTTCGACACCCCGACTACGACTGGGGTGGCGCCAAATGTGTTCTCCGTTCGAGATGAAGTAGCGCATCGCGACATGCGGCGGCCGGCTGCCAATGCATATTCGATGAGCTCATTGAGAGAACTGGAGCCGATGAACGACGCTTGTTCCGCAGTGATCGTGGAGAAGTTCAACAAGTACGTGGACAAGGAGATCGATTTGGGAACTTGGCTGCAGGTGTGTGAGCACAGATCCTTCTCCTCAGCGAAGCTAGCACACGATGTCACGATCTGCTCTCGGGTACTGATATCGATGATAGTGGTATGCCTTCGACGTCGTGACCTCAATCACCTTCTCCAACACACTCGGAATGCTCGAGCAGGAACGCGATGTGGACAATGTCATCGAAGCCATCGAAGCTGGGCTCGCCTACAACAGCGTGATCGGACAGGTGCCATGGCTTCACAAGCTGCTCTTCGGCAATCCCATGGTCGTGAAAGTCGCGAATTTGGTTCCTTCGATCCGGAAGATGAGCAATAGCTTTGAACTGATGAGTGCTTTCCTCAAGAGACAAGTGAAACGCTACGAGAACGAGGAGTTCAACACGATCCCTTTGCAGGACATGCTTAGTCGTTTCAAGCGCGTCAAAGATGGAAAGCTGCTGATGAGTGACGACTTGGTCCTCAGTCACACCGGGAGTAACATGTGAGTCTCATCATCACTCAGGTCATGAAAACCGCTGACGGCCCACAGTTTCGCCGGCTCCGACACGACTGCGATATCCCTGCGCTCCGTATTTTACAACCTGTGCCGGAACAAGCAAGCCCACGACAAGCTGCTCGCCGAGATCGATGAAGCAGATAGAAACGGCCTGTTATCCAACCCCGTGTCGTTCGCCGAAGCACAACGTCTACCGTACTTCCAAGCCGTTATGAAGGAAGCCTTGCGCCTACATCCTGCAGTCGGACAACTATTGGAGCGACGGGTGCCCAAAGGCGGAGCGGACATCGGTGGCGCGTGGTTACCAGAGGGGACAATCGTCGGCATGAACCCATGGGTCAGCGCAAGGGACGGGTCGGTGTATGGGCTTGACCATGACGATTTTCGTCCCGAAAGATGGCTGGAGGCAAGCGAAACACAGCTGCGACTGATGGATCGCAATGACCTCTCCTTCGGTGCAGGGGCTAGGACTTGTCTGGGTAAGAATATCTCAATACTTGAGATGTCAAAACTCATCCCTGAGCTGTATCGGcacttcgacttcgaatTGACGGATCCGACGAAAGAGTGGGAGCTGCACGATTACTGGTTTGTCAAGCAGACCGGGTTGATCTGCAAGGTGAAGCGCAGAGAGCGATCTTGCTAGAATCGAGACCAATATGAGAGGTTTCGATGGTCCTAGCCCTTGCCGAATCGCAGCTGGCATAGCTCGATAAACTCGTTCAGCCCCTCAGCCAGCTCGTCATTCCGTTCATCATTCCTCATCTGGTGGATGTAGTGCAAGCCAAActtgtcgcccttctcctGGGTCCAGGGGCCGCGTTGCCAGTCTGCAAACTCATGTTCTTGtcgaccgccaccaccaccgcggGTGTTTCCTCGCCCACCTCGACCTCCGCGCCCGCGTTGCTGGTGAAAGGTGGGCCGATGCTCATCGAGCCAGTCCTTGCGATTCCAGCCGTATGCATCGTCTGGTCCAGGTTCCAGAGTCACGCCATATGCGAGCTGTAGTTGATGCTTTAGGTTGGGATATCTTACCAGGAGTCGTTTGAGTTCGGGATCATTTTCGAATCCTGTGAAGTCCAGTTTCGGCGCTCTCTGCGTTGTTCCAGGTCGATCTGTGGGCAGTAACTGCTGATAGCCGTTGTTCTTTGCCCCAACGGACGCTTTCTCTTCATCGTGTTTCTCTTTGTGCAATTTGTAGCATGGTATGGAGCAGCTGTTACCGGATCAGTCTCGTTTCTGCGGAATTGGATTGATGCGTAGTCTTACTATCTCAGCTCACAGACTGGGCATTTGTATTTCGAATCGACGGTCTGGCACACGCCGCATTTGGGCGCTGACATTCTGCTGGTCTCATATCTATTTCTCGGTGTTGGTGATGGAAAGAAGTAGTCGTCGATCACATGAAGGAAAGTTGACGCGAAGTCCAGTGCCAAGACAATCTGCTTGAGGAAAGTTGCGGCGATGAAACCATGACCTCCGCGACCTGCAGACATCGCCGTCACCATCATTGATCTTGCGTTGTTCGTCAGTCACATCC
Coding sequences:
- the CYP-12 gene encoding putative P450 monooxygenase (P450 with unknown function. Multiple seq alignment and NJ analysis clustered this model with E_GW.10.630.1 (a P450 located in a cluster with a geranyl geranyltransferase type II, beta subunit and genes potentially involved in the degradation of aromatic compounds). ...), coding for MALPALLSNSDTSSVRTLSLALLGLLISSIGYLLHVKFRPGLRRIPGPWLASISSLDRLRSAASGQQMNYHLKLHEQYGPLVRIGPNHVSFAYADLIPDVYGVGTKFRKSDFYTLFDTPTTTGVAPNVFSVRDEVAHRDMRRPAANAYSMSSLRELEPMNDACSAVIVEKFNKYVDKEIDLGTWLQWYAFDVVTSITFSNTLGMLEQERDVDNVIEAIEAGLAYNSVIGQVPWLHKLLFGNPMVVKVANLVPSIRKMSNSFELMSAFLKRQVKRYENEEFNTIPLQDMLSRFKRVKDGKLLMSDDLVLSHTGSNIFAGSDTTAISLRSVFYNLCRNKQAHDKLLAEIDEADRNGLLSNPVSFAEAQRLPYFQAVMKEALRLHPAVGQLLERRVPKGGADIGGAWLPEGTIVGMNPWVSARDGSVYGLDHDDFRPERWLEASETQLRLMDRNDLSFGAGARTCLGKNISILEMSKLIPELYRHFDFELTDPTKEWELHDYWFVKQTGLICKVKRRERSC